The genomic DNA CTCGCCCCGTACATGCGCACCCACCACCTCCAGGCCGGCGTCGGCCATTACGGCGTCTTCGCCGGTCGGCGCTGGGAGACGCAGATCTACCCGCAGGTGCGCAACTTCATCCAGGCGCACAACTGACCGGGCCGGTCGGGCGCGTCGCGCCGATTTGACCCGCCGACCTGCGCGGCCCACCATGCTAGGCCCGTGTGACGGGGCCCGCCGAGCGCGGCTCCGTGGGCCACTCCTTCGGCGTGAGGCGGAACGGTCGGCGTGATCGGCAGGAACGGCACCGAGAGCAAGACCAGCGCGGGCGGAGCGGACGCGGCGTCCACGCGGCTCGACCGGCTCGTGGCGCAGGCGCGGGCGGCCGCCCTGTGGGAGCAGGCGTGGCCGGTGCTCTGGCGCGGGATCGGCGTCGGTCTGCTCTTCCTGGTCGTCTCCTGGGCGGGCGTGTGGCTCGACCTCACGCCGCTCTGGCGCCAGATCGGCCTCGGCGCCCTCGGCGCCCTCCTCGTGGCCGCGCTCCTGCCGCTGATCCACGTCGGACGGCCGGACCGGCGCCTGGCCCTGGCGCGGCTCGACCGCGAGGCCGCGTCCCGCGACCCGAAGCTGCGCCACGGGCCGGCCTCGGCGGCCGAGGACAGCCTCGCCGTCGGTGCCGCCGATCCGGGGAGCCGGCTGCTGTGGGATCTCCACCAGCGCCGGGCCGCGCAGGCGATCTCGGCCCTGCGGGTCGGCCTGCCGCGGCCGGGCATGACCCGGCACGATCCCTTCGCGCTGCGCGCCGGCCTCGTGGTCGCGGCGGTCGCGAGCCTGTTCGTGGCCGGTCCCGAGTGGCGCCAGAGGATCGGTGCCGCCTTCGACTGGCAGGAGCCGGCGGCGCCGGGTCCCAACTTTCGCGTGGACGGCTGGATCGACCCGCCGCTCTACACGCGGCTCCCGCCGCTGCTGATCGCGATGGACGGGAGCGACCAGCACCTGCGCGCGCCCGTCAATGCCCAGCTGATCGTGCGGATCGCCGGCCAGGGCAAGGCCGCGTCCGAGACGACCCTCACGCCCAATGCCGGCCTGGTCCCGGTCCCGGGCCAGGAGGCGCGCCCCGATCTGCGCGAGGAGCGCTACCGCATCGTCGGGGGCGCCGCGCTGACGATCGTGACCCCGGCGGGCAAGCAGCGCCTGACCGTCGACGCGATCCCCGACCGGCCGCCGGAGGTGACCGCCGTCGGCGGTCCCGAGGTGAACGGGCGCGGCACCTTCAACCTCACCTACCGGGCGAAGGACGATTACGGGATCAGCTCGGCCGAGGCGGTGATCGAGCCGCTGAAATCCGCCCGCGCCCTGGTCCCGGTCCCGCAGATCAACCTCGCGCTGCCCGGCGACGCGAGCGGCGACACCGATACCAAGACCCTCGTGGACCTCACGGACAGTCCGTGGTCCGGCGCGAAGGTCCGCTACCGCATCGTCGTCAAGGACGAGGCCGGCCAGGAGGGGCGCACGCCGGACACCGAGATCGTCCTGCCGGCGCGGCCGTTCCGCGAGCCGCTGGCGCGGGCGCTCGCCGAGCAGCGGCGCCGCCTCGTCACCGCGCCCGACACGGATCGCCGCTGGGTCCAGGGGGCGCTGGACG from Methylobacterium radiotolerans JCM 2831 includes the following:
- a CDS encoding TIGR02302 family protein; translated protein: MIGRNGTESKTSAGGADAASTRLDRLVAQARAAALWEQAWPVLWRGIGVGLLFLVVSWAGVWLDLTPLWRQIGLGALGALLVAALLPLIHVGRPDRRLALARLDREAASRDPKLRHGPASAAEDSLAVGAADPGSRLLWDLHQRRAAQAISALRVGLPRPGMTRHDPFALRAGLVVAAVASLFVAGPEWRQRIGAAFDWQEPAAPGPNFRVDGWIDPPLYTRLPPLLIAMDGSDQHLRAPVNAQLIVRIAGQGKAASETTLTPNAGLVPVPGQEARPDLREERYRIVGGAALTIVTPAGKQRLTVDAIPDRPPEVTAVGGPEVNGRGTFNLTYRAKDDYGISSAEAVIEPLKSARALVPVPQINLALPGDASGDTDTKTLVDLTDSPWSGAKVRYRIVVKDEAGQEGRTPDTEIVLPARPFREPLARALAEQRRRLVTAPDTDRRWVQGALDALLVAPDTFTPQPAIFLGLRTATERLRRARTDSDLVAVADLLWEMALKIEDGDLSDAEKQLRQAQDRLKEAIERNAPDDEIKRLTQDLKQALDKFLSEMAQKQGREPREQSERGQNNGQTKTVTPEDLDKMIQDMAEAMKRGDTAEAQRLMEQLRNILENLQTAERGGRSDQASREMQKQMRDLDAMSREQQGLRDETFKDGEEQRGGQRPQNRGQPQQGQRGQQGQGQQGQRQQGQKGQQGQGQQGQGQQGQGQQGEGQQGGVGERQQALRQRLEDLQKRMKENGMRGEQGLSDAEEAMREAENALKDGDSDGAVDAQGRALDGLKRGADGMAQQMQEMAEGQGEGQQEGGQQPGQQGQAGARDDDPLGRPTRGRDMSDGRVRVPTADESAVQRARRIMEELRRKLGDPSRPREELDYFERLLRRN